The genomic window CTTCAGACATAACAATTGGATGTTCTGACAAGGGAACATCGGCCACTCAATGTTCCATGAACCTCTTTAGAATTGGAGCTGTTCATACTTTATTAATTagcttatttatattttttttatataaagctttaaatttaaaaggtTTTTCTTTACGTCCttgtattttaataaagcaaaaaaaatacacaatttttgtagaacaaatatttatatcaaaTAACGTCAGTTGGTAGTCAAAATTAAAACGCAGTTTTAAAAAACACATGTAAAATACAACATACTTGAATAGATTTGCAggtaaaatacatttaatttaccTGTCAAGTGTAAGtaaaaaatttgtaagtcAAGCGATTATTCGGAAAGAGCATACTTTCAGGATCGATGATATAAGCCCGGTAAAAATAACTTGCAAAAGCTCTGTAAcacttattaattataaaaacagCTATAGTTCGGGATAAcaaaataaggaaaaaaaagagacaCCTTTTTGTAgagcatttattttaaaattttcacATAACTTCTATCTTTGTTCAGAATGGAtgacataaataaatacaaattggtTATGTTTAAAATCATTCCAAATGATTGCCAAATCGTTTGTGCATAGAAAATTATTTGGAAACAGCGCTTAGGATAAATTTGTAGTCATTAACATTAGGCTTAAACTAACTAGGAGCTAAGTGTTCCTTGTGGACGCGTTGGATCATTGAACCAGGAATTTTTCGATGGGTACCTTGGCGAAGAACTCGTTGATGTGGGCAATCAGAATGGGAGCCCATTGTTCGCGGGTGGCGGGAATTCCGACGCGAGTGATCTCCGGCAGATTCTCGTTGACCAGATTGAGAATCATGGCATCTAGGAGGTTACAAAATCTATCAgcttaattaatattaaaagaaattatagGGCTTACTGAGGTTGCGATCGGAGAAGATGCCATTGGCCACCACCTTGGCATCGCCGATATTGACATTGGCATTCAGGCGATGTAAGCTGAGACGCTGCTGACCACTGGGCAGCTGTTCGATGTGGCCATCGGTCAGAATGGTGGCCTTGATGTTGTCTGGGGGAATGTGAAAGTATCAGGCACATGCTCCGCCGAACTTACTTTTCGAACCGCCACTCACCTATGGTGATGTTGAAGGGCCCCTTGGGCACCAGACGCAGTCCTCCGAACTTCACGTCCGCCTTGAAGTGTCCACCGGCCTTCAGTTGAGGCAGTTCAACGCCCAACTTAATTATGAAGCCGTTCTCGGTGAAATTGGCTCCAACACTGTTCACCTGCAACTGGCTGATGCCATAGATCTCCatgttcttgatcaggagtCCGCCCTGGATGCCATCGTTGGTGTACCGAAAGATGCCCCTCTTGTAGAAATACGGATCAATCGAGTCCATATTAAACTCCGGCACGCCCTGATATCTCAGCCTGGGAGCAAATGACTGGATCAAGCCTCGTATGCATTCGTTCAGATCCGAAGAGCTCAAGCTACAGGGTGTCACCTCATTCGAGCCACTGGACAGAGTGGTCACCGCTGGTGCAACTGCAAGGCGAAAGTGATGCGAGATTAGTTCACAAGTCGGTTAAGTCATGGTTAGCTTAGGTCGTAAAGTTCATTGAGCCATAGCAAAAGTATCTGACCACAGGGGAGATCATaactattatatttattaaatttttcgCTTTAGTGCCAGTCAACCAGGCATGACGAAGTTCATGTGTCCCTGTCGCCACGTGTCTTCTGTCACACGTGAATGGGGTTTGTGTCATGGTGACTCTGGCCTCTGTGATAAGATAACATGTTTTAaggttttttaaaaaataaatttaaaaaaaaaactgttttgtATTGTAATTCGGAAGTATGCTTCATACccaatattattttttcaactAACGCGGTAAGCAACTGAAGGAAGAAGAGAAGCAATCGTTATTTGCTGTCGGTAGCTAAGCATTGGTATTACATTACCAATTAATATGAGAAACTTGAGTTCAAAATTTCTCCAtttgatatttaatttaataaataaatattaaatgcaaGCGCATGTTCTTAGTGTATGCGTAttataagaaaaaatataaaataaaatataatacaaatttacatTTGAGCTACGCTTTAACTTAAATGCCTCTTCTTAATGAAGCTAAGGAAGTTTAACAACGAgttgttaaaattaaattttacttGCAACGATATTAGTCACGCCACTAATTGTTTTTATCTTCTCCTTCTAACGACAAGCGGAaagcaattattttaatgtttcttGGCAAGGCAAGTCCAAATCCAAAATATATGAACACGAATTGAAGACGTGTAATTAAGAATTTGAAGAATGAGACAAACTTTGGTTAATTTAAAGTCAAATTACGCACGTGAACAGCCCAATTAAGTCATTTGGCTTGAGTGCTCCGAAATTTCCCACTGTTTTGTCTTAAACATGTTTTCCCCTGTTTCGCCTGACAAGTTCAATGTCAAAGGTGAGCTGTTATGGCATAAAGCAAATCCGAACCCGAAATGTCGAAAATAAGAGGTGCCAGAAAAGGGTTGGGTCGAACTCAAGTTTGTTGCCCAAGTCCTTTGTTTGCTCAGGCAAATGTCAATAAATTTGTGCTCGACGTGTTTTTAGTACCTGCTGCTGGCGGGTTTCTTTGCGTAATTAGAGACAAGTTACAATTACAGCTTTCAGTTTGGCACAAGCCCAGCAGCGCCGCTTACGCATTGATGTAGGTcagtttttcagcttttcGCTTTATGTCAGCTCGGCGGTAGTATATGACAGTCTTGGTAGAGACGGCAGCCGGTTTCGGATCGGATTTAAGCctcgtttttgcttttgttgacGCTGAACTCTTTTCGCAAGAGCGCAAacaacacatacacactcacatgcATACTGTAGCCAACACCTCGTGCTTGATTAAATTAATGTAATTGGCAATATTTCATAGCCTGCATTATCTCGTGTTTATTCTGCATTTATAACTCGGACCAGCTTGCGTCACAATTTCTATTTACCCAATGATTTGCTCCTCAGCTTGGTAACTTTTACCACAAAAATCATGTGTAAGTGTGTCAAGTTCAAGTGGCACTGGCGATGACTTGCTTGTTgctttattttacatattcCACTCGCCATTTCAAAAGCGTTAaaatgcgaaataaataaaaagattttacTGCAAATACACTTGCTAATTTCTAttgcaatttcatttccatAGCCTGGACTTTGCTGTTTGCAAATCCCATTAAAGCATCTTTTACGATGGCAGTACTTTTCCTAATTTTGAAGGTCACAGGCCTATAAACATGGTGTCGAGTTTATGCGCAATACAGGTAAACATTTCAAGAAGGTAAACTTTTTACAATGAGTAATCGCCACAGATTGGCATGGAAGGCACACCGGACACGGCCTGTACtgaatttaaaataagaaatCATATTGTCGGCGAAGTAAATACAGCGAAAGAAGAAACTTTTGAAAACAGGAAGTTAGCTATTACAGAAAAATTTAAGAACTCTTTTGCAAACAAAGTTTTTTACTTCTAGTTTCCTAACTTTGaagtttataaaattaattgagaaatcattttttgcctatgttttttttttttaagaaataaatatttctaagATAAAGTCACAagtgtaaaatatttagaaatattaaaataaaggCAATACATTTGCAAATGgaataaaaaggcaaaatatcgtaaaaaatcaatatttaaacAGATATATACTATAGTACTTTTGTCCGATCGGTAAGAATTTTTACCTCGAACAGAGTACACATAAAAATGCGATATGCAAGGTTTCATGATGATAATATGAACCATGATATTTTGTTTGGACAACACACTGCAGTCGACGACGACAAATTGCATTTAgcaaacgaaagacttagaCAACGAACTCGTTGACTTGAGCTGCATTAATTACGTGTCTATATATTTGAGGGCGTGGGAAGGGAGTGACTTTTTGTTTGACTATCAAGTTCCTTTGTACGCTTGCATAAGTAACTTTACCTGCATCGGAAAAATCGATTGAACTGGAGGGCAAAGCCACATCGCTGCTGGAAAAGCTCGAAGACTCCGCCGCCAGCTCCTCGACCGGGCTGGAGTTTGAATTCGGCTTGGGATCGGAGCTGAAAACACTGGGTGCGGAGGTTGGCAGCGTGGCCGCATAGCCACTTCCGAGTGCCAAGGCGGCCAAAATAGTGAGCGAGATGCAAGGCAATTGCATTTTTGGGACTGGCTGGCTGTTGCTTTCCGATTTCCTCTGCACAATGGGGCGATGTAAACTCGTTTCAATTGATTACTGGACTGACTCTTTCTATTTGACTTTTTTCGTGTGACTTGATTTAACACACGAATACGGTACAGACGGTAATTTTCTTGTCtccgtttttcctttttttggtttttggttttttatttgcgTAATTTTTGCAAACCGGCTTCACTTTTATTTCTTCACGAGCGCTTTTACAGTTgctttttgttggcttttcgATTTTCTCGGTTAactgcaattgttgctgcaaTTGCTGCACACACGGGCACTGAAATGCACACAATCTCAGCCAGCTAATTGCCAAACTTATCCGCAGAAAATGGACTAACGAATTTTTTGAGCTGACGGCCCGTGGCTTGCAAATCTTGAAATGAGCGCTGCATAAATCGCAcgtttatttatagttttcaaGCTGCCCGAATTTTGTGCTCGttcaaaagtttttccaaGCCGCTGCCGAAGCcaaagcaaacagcaacaacatgtGGTTGTAGGCCCCAACAAAATCGGTCGTTTTGAAGGCTTTAGGCCGTCTCTGCCGAAGCCAAAAGCCGAACTCAAAAGCTCATCTCGGATAAAAAAGCTTTTTTAAAAGAACCACAAAAACGCAGTTTGAGAGCCACAATTACGATGTGTTTATTTACTGCctttggaaaataattattttaacaccTCTTTTTTTTACCAGTATTTACTTTTGTCTGTAAACATTgaaacattttgtatatacagatgctttatttttgatgataaagtttataaaatatttttataaatttatatattgtgTTTATTCATTGTACTCtctatttttaaaccaaaaaactttattattttataagtttttttaaattgtttgtttttcttttaatttgtcTTGTTTGCTAAATGATGTACGCTTTTTATAAAAGATGTTTTTTGCAAGAGTTACAATTCATGCATATTTTATAGAGCAACAGCTTACCATACCATTTGAATGCATCCATCTGATTGTTCCCACAAATCTGTCAAATACAGTCAACAATGAGGAAACTGACAAGACGTTTTCCCATTCCCGAGTCTCCAATCCCTGTTTTCAGTCAAAGTGCAAGGCACGTATTAATTTTAAGTCGCAGTGAGGCCCTCCGAGGtgttcatgtaaaatgtgGGTCAGTTGTAAATCTTTGCAGCTTTATGCGACATAAAATTATTCATGAACCTGCGACTTTGTGGGTGTACAAATCGATGTTCAAGGTAGTCTAGTACGTGACACATTGGAAAATTTAGCTGTGCAAGTGCGAGACTTCCCAGAAGTTGCCTGAAATCAGAACTCTGCAATGATGAACTTTGCCACGGAAGCAATATTCCGAGTTTTGCACAAATTCTATTCCAAATGTATACAATTAAGAGATAAAAACACCCACTTAATATGATGGGCCTGTCTTTGGACAGACGACAGTCgcgtgtttattttttctataCAGTTGGCTTCTGTTTTGAATGCACATCACGAAACAATCCAGTCACCATAGAcattaagaatatataattGCCTGCAGTATAATAAGCTGATTTATGGCACATTTAGCGCCGTCTACGATACAAACTTGAGTCGAGTAAAATTTCATCACTTTTTTGGTAACCTTAGTATGGTAGTCCATACTATCAAGTTTTGTACTTTTATAATGTATTCCATATGGCCCAGCAACCGAAGTCACCGGGCactacaaaaaattattttagacTCATTAGAGTGTTCCTCTCCACGGAAATCTTTAGTAAAAGGCGAAAGATTTATTCGACAATTGAAGAGAAACCAGAGTAACTTTACACCGCGAATTACCTACCCTACCATTCAGAATGAGCTTGAACTTGTTGAGAATCATAACGCTGTTTGTTAAACCCAAACAACCCCTAAAGTATGTTTATGGTAGGGATTTTCCTCAGTTGATCTCAAGCGACTACCTGAAACGGGACTACCTCTAGGAAATTAACCCCAAACCCTTAAAATAGGCAATAGAAAGTATGATTACTTTCTACTTTCACATTTATAATTCCCAAACGGTTCTGGCTGTTTGCTCATGGATACCCTGCTCGTTTTCATTCCAAGCTTCTCGGTCTTTTTGGCTAAGATTCTCTCAGGCCCTCTCTTGCAATGCGGGAGACGACCTCCCCAGGGCAGAACATCATGCGATGAGACTGGGCGATGGTTAGAATATCGGCCAAGATAGATGAAGGTAGATGCGGCAGATACAGCAATTTTTTCACGTATTTCTTTACGGCTGTATCAACTTATAACTCAACTTTTCAGCTTAACATCTGATAGTTCCTCCGTTGGAGGACAACAAATGATAAACTGATTTTTGCAATCAGATGGACTGCCCGGTATTGCAGTACCGCCGGGATATCGGCCCAACTGAAtaataaatctaaaattttaaatttcccaCTTAATTCAAGTTCAGAGATAGTTGCCAGTGGCGCTTGGGTCTTGCTCAATTGCACCGCACTTCAGTTGCCACTCGACAATTGGAGCCAAGGTCAAAGGTCGGGGTGCGCACTTAACCTATTAACGCCATTATCATTGGGTCACACAGCGGTAAAAATGTGTTACACTTGCGCTCAACTAGGGCatgaaaaattcattaaaaccGGGCTTAATTATTGTAGCTCCAAATGAGGAATCCAAACTGGCGCCtggaataaatgtttttaatttaaacaaatatcaTTTAATAGCACCTAATGGaacaatttattttctattaaacaACAATCATCACAAGCTTAGTCCATCAGCTAATTGAGCTACTCCTTGAGAAACTGGTCGATGGGAACCAGTTCGAATGCCTCGTTGAACATTCGCAACAAAAGGGGCTGCCAATACTGTCGGGTCTCAGGCAGCATTATGCCGTAGATATCGCGCCAATACTGATTAGCCACATTCAGCGCTATTTGATCTGTAACGAAACATAATCAAGAGCTTTAAACAGTGCGTTGAGTACACAGAAAACAGTACGTTTAAACTGGTTTGCCTTTAGTTTAATGGGTTAAAGATTTATTAACTTGATTAAATTTTATCACAAAATGTGGCAACTAACAAAAATGATTTGGGATGTACATTTTTAAACTTCATTATTGCTTTGTAAATCTTTAAGTATATATTCAAGTCAAAAAGTGGTAAATGTATTATTGCGGAATCAATTGTATTGACGTAGAACTTTTAACTAATGCAAAGTGCTTACGTATTTAAAGTAATTAAGTATTTATGTAAGTATCAGGAAACAAAAAGGCAATTTTTTCCGTACTATTGAACATgttttaaaatacttaaaattagcatttcaaaatGACCCTTGTGTATACGGATGTGTATACTTGCTTCAAAAAGCAAGCGTTggttttatataaacaaaaactttgaACTTACCCAGTTCTGGATCTGCAAATATTCCGTTTGCCTTGATGACCAGATCCCGAATCTTTGGCTTCGTTTCGATATTCTTCATTCGGAAGTACCGATGACCATCCTTCTCGTAGATCTCACCATCGGTCAACGTTGTGGCCTCCACATCCACTGCAACCGGAATGATAAGTGATCACCAAAAAAGAGACACACTAATTTACTTACTGAGCGTTACGTTGAATTCACCCTTGGGCTTCAACTGCAGCTGATTCACCTGCATGTCGGCCTTATAGCTGCCCACAATGTTCAACTTGGGCATTTCGGTGACCAGACGGAGTTTCACCTTGTCGCCATTGAGTTTGACGGACACGTCTTTGGCCCGATTGGCGGAGAAGCCGTAGATCTTGGCATTGCGAATGGTGATCCGGCCATTTACATTGCCACTGGAGTATTGGAAGCTGGTTCGGTTGAGATTCAAGGGTTCGTAGGGCTCGATTCTCAGCTCTGGATTGCCGTCTTTGAGGCGCGGAGTCAGTGTGTTAAATATCTGCTTGACGCACTCCCCCAGTTGATTCTCCTCAGTCGAGCACTTTGGCAAATCTTGAAAGcgaaatgttttttaaaatacgCAAAATAATATATGATTTTCCTACCAGCAAAGTAGTTTTTATCCGTAGGAGCCGCACTCGCTCCCAAGGCCAGCAGGCTGAGCAATccaataatataatacattCTACCACTAAACTATATCCTTTTTGGGACTCGAATCTGACTTTCAACCTACTGCTAGAACGATAAACTACAACTGAAGCTCCCAGACTGCAAATCGAGCTATTTTATTCTCCAAATCAGCAGACTACGACACAATGCAAGTTAGAATCTAGCTTAGTATATTTTACTTGTAAATCAGAAACATTAGCCGGCAAGCAGCTAGACTTTGACTGAATGCCAAA from Drosophila yakuba strain Tai18E2 chromosome 2L, Prin_Dyak_Tai18E2_2.1, whole genome shotgun sequence includes these protein-coding regions:
- the LOC6527473 gene encoding uncharacterized protein LOC6527473 isoform X1 is translated as MQLPCISLTILAALALGSGYAATLPTSAPSVFSSDPKPNSNSSPVEELAAESSSFSSSDVALPSSSIDFSDAVAPAVTTLSSGSNEVTPCSLSSSDLNECIRGLIQSFAPRLRYQGVPEFNMDSIDPYFYKRGIFRYTNDGIQGGLLIKNMEIYGISQLQVNSVGANFTENGFIIKLGVELPQLKAGGHFKADVKFGGLRLVPKGPFNITIDNIKATILTDGHIEQLPSGQQRLSLHRLNANVNIGDAKVVANGIFSDRNLNAMILNLVNENLPEITRVGIPATREQWAPILIAHINEFFAKVPIEKFLVQ
- the LOC6527473 gene encoding uncharacterized protein LOC6527473 isoform X2, which encodes MIFVVKVTKLRSKSLVAPAVTTLSSGSNEVTPCSLSSSDLNECIRGLIQSFAPRLRYQGVPEFNMDSIDPYFYKRGIFRYTNDGIQGGLLIKNMEIYGISQLQVNSVGANFTENGFIIKLGVELPQLKAGGHFKADVKFGGLRLVPKGPFNITIDNIKATILTDGHIEQLPSGQQRLSLHRLNANVNIGDAKVVANGIFSDRNLNAMILNLVNENLPEITRVGIPATREQWAPILIAHINEFFAKVPIEKFLVQ
- the LOC6527471 gene encoding circadian clock-controlled protein daywake, giving the protein MYYIIGLLSLLALGASAAPTDKNYFADLPKCSTEENQLGECVKQIFNTLTPRLKDGNPELRIEPYEPLNLNRTSFQYSSGNVNGRITIRNAKIYGFSANRAKDVSVKLNGDKVKLRLVTEMPKLNIVGSYKADMQVNQLQLKPKGEFNVTLMDVEATTLTDGEIYEKDGHRYFRMKNIETKPKIRDLVIKANGIFADPELDQIALNVANQYWRDIYGIMLPETRQYWQPLLLRMFNEAFELVPIDQFLKE